The sequence tctccatcctcgaatacgccccacgctcgccaagtcgttttgcacctggtctacccatctcgctcgctgcgctccacgtcgtctcgtacctggcggatcggaagcgaacaccatctttgcagggttgctgtccggcattcttgcaacatgtcctgcccattgtatccttccggctttagctaccttctggatactgggtttgccGTAGAGATGgccgagctcgtggttcattcttcgccgccacacaccgtttttTTGCGCGCTGCCAAAGATGggcctaagcacccgtctctcgaatactccgagtgtttGCAATTCCTCCTCGGGCATtgcccatgtttcatgtccgtagaggacaaccggtcttattagcgtcttgtacatgacacatttggtgcggtggcggatcttttttgaccgcagtttcttctggagcctgtagtaggcccgacttccccAGACGATAcgccttcgaattcctcgaccacatCGAAGGAATCACCGTCtaccgtaacactgcttcccaggcgggccctgtcgcgctcggttccgcctacAATCATATActttcccggataaaaaatacaatagagttgcaataaaacattatacaaatacaatacattttatttatgaacattacattctattgtttttatatcataccaattaaagtgccatattgttgtttcaatagACGTACATTTGATTCTATTTTAAGTAAAAGTTGGCAATAGAATcacaataaattcaattgtaatggcaaaaatttgttcgagaaaaaatcgatttttttattgtaaagatacatatcaacccctattttctattgtaaaactgccatttacaataggctttatggtggaaaacaatattcttcaatgttattctattgtgagccACAATAGAGTTAACCGTAATTACTATTAATTTCAGCGTACggttacaataatttctattgtaattattttggatttttttattaggggTGTCATTGACGcattccaacttttgttgcttccaacaacttttgttgcttcacgtttcaggcgggtgtacagttctgccacctttgcaaatgttcggccgacaatgtccatgtcatccgcgaaacaaataaattgactgaatctgttgaaaatcgtaccccggcacccggctctccgcatgacaccttctagcgcaatgttgaacaacaggcacagtgttcgcccgaaatcttcacacagttttgcacaccatccaccgttgctttgatcagtctggtcagcttcccagggaagctgttctcgtccataattttccatagctctacgcggtctatattgtcgtatgccgccttgaaatcaacagatggtgcgttggaacctggtattcacggcatttttgaaggatttgccgtacagtaaagatctggtccgttgtagagcggccgtcaacgaagccggcttgataacttcccacgaactcattcactaatgctGACAgatgacggaagatgatctgggaaatcactttgtaggcggcattaaggatggtgatcgctcgaaagttctcacactccagcttgtcggtttgttggaagggatcaatggtgggaacgtttagaggtaatcatatcatctaccagagctgcggcaacacacacgagctgggaacagctttcatagtgatgggcgatatgcaaagcaGCGTGATCGGGTGgcggccgatcaatgaaagaatgtgcaggttgaagatcaaaggccggttcttcaacttcagcataatcaacgtccatagaccacactccggaagcactgatgatgataacgaCGCATTCtgcgcgcagctggaacgtgagtacgacagctgccaagccacgacgtcaaaatcatcataggagatttgaacgctcaggttggccaagaggaggagtttagaccgactattgggaagttcagcgcacaccggctgacgaacgaaaacggcctacgactaattgatttcgccgcctccaagaatatggccattcgcagcacatacttccaacacagcctcccgtatcggtacacctggagatcaccactgcagacagaatcacaaatcaaccacgttctgattgatggacggcgcttcaccgacattatcgacgtcaggacatatcgccgcgctaacatcgactctgaccactgtctggtgatggtgaaactgcgcccaaaactatctgtcatcaacaatgttcggtaccgacgaccgccgcggtacgacctagagcgactgaagcaacctgatgtagccactgcatacgcgcagcatctcgaggcagcgttgccggaagaggctcgatggggccctcttgaggactgctagagtacagttaaagcagccattaacgacgcagcggagaacaatgtcgggtatgtgggacgaagtcggcggaacgattggttcgacgaagagtgcagacagattctggaggagatgGACGCAACGCGGGCGGAAGCGgaagcagacccgcctttttcagtagaagaaacgccacctggaagaagcagagtgcgagatggagatggaacagctgtgccgttctcaagaaacacacaagtcctatcagaagctcaacgcatcccgcaggatgattcgtgccgcgagccgaaatgtgccgggataaggatgggagcatcttgacggacgaacgtgtggtgatcgaaaggtggaaacagcactacgaggaacatttgaatggcgctgagagtacgggcagtgaaagtcaaggcagcggaggagatgactacgtcagttcagcggacgatggacgccaaccagcccccccccccttgagggaagttaaggatgccatccaacagctaaagaccaaaaaagcagctggtaaggatgatatcggagctgagctcaagatgggcccggaaaagctagccacttgcctgcacaaattgatagtcagaatctgggaaactgaacagctaccagaggagtggaagaaaggggttatatgccccatctacaagaaattgTCGCCtcgctggagtgtgagaactttcgagcgatcaccatccttaatgccgcctacaaagcctacggaccagatctttactgtacggcaaatccttaaaaaatgccgtgaataccaggtcccaacgcaccatctattcgttgatttcaaggcggcatacgacaatatagaccgcgtagagctatggaaaattatggacgagaacagcttccctgggaagctgaccagactgatcaaagcaacggtgaatggtgtgcaaaactgtgtgaagatttcgggcgaacactccagttcgttcgaatcgcgccggggactaagacaaggtgatggactttcgtgcctgctgttcaacattgcgctagaaggtgtcatgcggagagccgggtgtaacagccggggtatgattttcaacagatccagtcaatttatttttttcgcggatgacatggacattgtcggccgaacatttgaaaaggtggcagaactgtacacccgcctgaaacgtgaagcaacaaaagttggactggtggtgaatgcgtcaaagacaaagtacatccttgtgggcggaaccgagcgcaacAGGGCTCGTCtgagaagcagtgttacgatagacggggataccttcgaggtggtcgaggaattcatctacctcggatccttgctaacggctgataacaatgttagtcgtgaaatactacgggctccagaagaaactgcggtcgaaaaatattcgccaccgcaccaaatatgtcatgtacaagacgctaataagaccggttgtcctctacggacatgaaacatgtacaatgctcgaggaggacttgcaagcactcggagtattcgagagacgggtgcttaggaccatctttggcggtgtgcaagaagacgatgtgtggcggcgaagaatgaaccacgagctcgtccaactctacggcgaacccagtatccagaaggtagaaGGTACAACacgtttacgtcaaaaaatgcttacgtaatgcaacgtacacaccagtcaagcagtttgacgaacattgactccgcccccaagaaaacgcttcggttgctgctttgtttgatcgtgtgtgaagttgttcgaacaaccatttgacagttggcggctcggttggaaaaaattaaaacggtttgattttggtttgagttgtcggggtggagtcaaggttcgccgatcatgtttgagcatttgtagtgaagttgcacaaaccccatatatttttgatagttggtgctcaagttggcgcttcggtcgttcgtatgtgatgttgttggtcgaataaattgattgttcgtgcaaCTGTTGGAAAAACTTGGTGGATGATGGGATAAATGAGAGGtagagtcaatgttggtcgaactgcaGTGTGTACGTTCCATGAGAGCGTTTTTAGGGAAGTCGCACAAACCCCATGTGTTTCTGATAGTTGGTGTtcgttggcgcttcggtcgttcgtgtgtgatgttgttggtcgaataatTTGATTGTCCGTTCCACTGTTGGTGGAACATAATGGATGCTTGACTAAACGAGGGGTGGAGTGAATGTTgatcgaactgcttgaccgtgtgtacgctgGATTAGAAGACAGAATACAAATCAACAATAACTCCCcgttatcatattttttttccatttaatTGCTATGTTACCGCATTGCCcggattttttattaatttatccATTCCGTCTAACGATCATATAATTAGGTTATTAGATAACCTTTATAACATTTACCTTAACTATTCACAGGTATATTTCGCAGACGCAGGCTCTCCACCTACAAAGCACATGCCGAACAGTGCCAGTAAAACATTATTCTACCGAGATGTCGATTCCACTTATCCCTTCTGGAGGTTGAACCGCCGGATGAGCGCGAGACGGAAACCAAAAACAAATGCAAAGAGGCTCGAAACCGATATCGAAGGTTGCCAATTTCTGGCGGAAAAGACTGACCGGCGGGAGTTAATCGATCTGCTGAAGCGATTGTTAACGATCGACCATGAACGGAACCGTCCCTTGGCTCATCTGGTGGACTCTTCCTTCTACAACAACGTCAAAGCTCCAAATGATGGAGGTGTGCCATAGTAAAAACAACGATttacaagtgagtacagagaaCATTACCAACAAAATAACCTTTTAATTCTTGCATGCAATCCCCGAATTTTATTATTTGTCCAAATTACTATCAAACTATTTTAAAGCGTCTACATTTTCTGTTAATTGTTTCTTCTCTAGAAAACCTAAATAGTTATAACTGAAGCGTTTAACCAACGACTGCCACTTTGATGATAAACTTCGTTCCAAACGCCATCACGTTCAACAACTAAGTTCAATCATGCGGGAGCCTGGTCCCACATACGACAACCATTTGTACCAGATCTATCGGGGCCGAAATGTCGGTGGCCAGTACAGTAACGGTCGGCCGGATGTTTTCCAGCATCAGTTGGTGTCCAGCATCCAGTGCCCAACGAAGCACGCCGCTGTCGATGCAGCTGCCACTGCAGGTCCCACCTTGGCAGCGTAATAATGTTCCTTCGAGCTTGCAGATGTTGCTGACCAATGCGGTTCAACCGAATGTTGCCTGGCCGCCGTGTGGATGAGTGGTCGCCGTGTGGTATCGTGGTGAAACCGGACCGCTCTTGCTGATAGTGGACTCTTCGTCTTTTCTCAATTCGGAGGAAATTTATCCGAAGCTGCATCTCTACGTTCAGACGCGGCATCCCGAGCCGAAGAAGGAATAGTACCGCTTATCATTTGGTGTGAGTATTGTCAACCTCAtctgatccttgctaacgcCACGACAATAAGGAGAACAACCAACCGCGTCAAGGAAAACACCCCTCCCCATCAGCAGCGGTATAACAGCGATCGGAACAATCACATGTGCTAGCAGTACCATGATGCTGGGGGATCATCCTCGTCGTCGTTGTATCACGACTGCAGCAGCAGTATCAATTAGTTGAAAATATCATAGATTCCGCCACAGTAGCACCACCGCCACTCATCCTCATCGTCACCATAGCAGCAGCAGCTGGCACAGTCTCAACTGCAACAGACCAGCTGTCATGGTAATGGAAATCACTACCAGCATATCGATTCCGGATCGATGGTACATTAAAGTACAAATTCATCACCTTTCTTCTTCGTCGTGCAGGCGGCAGCAATAGCGGCATGATGATGAGCAGTGACAGCATACATCATGGATCGAGTATCGGTTACCATCTCGGTAACGGCAGCGCAGTTCATATATACTTGTCTTCATAGCTAATAGCAAACGATCACATTCACGATACAGTTTTGTCACGATGAGAAGTTTTGTCGCTTTAACCCTCtctttcccacgacttttttcaaagatttcagtaggaaggaatcatctatggaaaaaatgctagaacaaaagttatttgacaTGGCTTAAATTAgcggaaaacgaaaaaaagttttgattgtaaatcaatagttaattgattattttcaatagttttagtattttactcaaaattgattatatttgcagtctaatggaACCAAAAAGTTGTGCCAAATgctgctttttgttgttgaaataattcgatgaatgttggaaggtgcaaaatttgatggagctctacagctaccatgggaaggaaagggttaagtATCAGGAATGATCAAGTTCTTCTTAacattatttattaaaaactgCTTAATAATCTGCTGTTTGCGTGTCACATTTTATCTCtaaaatattggatttggcgcccaagtacaatttctaacGCGAAATGTAATAAAAACTTTGATACTGAACTCTTTAATAAGTCAGTGGCTCTCAGAAAAACCGTTTGCTTTGAACTGTGAACTGGATGCTAGGTGATCCAGGGTGGAGCGCGAAACTAAAGCTgtcttcatgctgcctatccgCCGACGTGTGCTGTTTCTCCAATAACCCAAGTCTACCCTTTCCATCCTGTCAGTTTGTGTGATGAattatgctacgtacacaccagtcaagcagtttgacgaactttgactccacccccaagaaaacgcttcggttgctgctttgttcgaacgtgtgtgaagttgttcgaa comes from Armigeres subalbatus isolate Guangzhou_Male chromosome 2, GZ_Asu_2, whole genome shotgun sequence and encodes:
- the LOC134215264 gene encoding homeodomain-interacting protein kinase 2-like isoform X1, which produces MAQTVAAAAGKQIKDPVCQRGVRQGVHRQANQPVQVLRLCVVRQCGLGTVRHPGDVGFQIRTKRLKVYFADAGSPPTKHMPNSASKTLFYRDVDSTYPFWRLNRRMSARRKPKTNAKRLETDIEGCQFLAEKTDRRELIDLLKRLLTIDHERNRPLAHLVDSSFYNNVKAPNDGGVP
- the LOC134215264 gene encoding homeodomain-interacting protein kinase 2-like isoform X2, producing MLEEDLQALGVFERRVLRTIFGGVQEDDVWRRRMNHELVQLYGEPSIQKVYFADAGSPPTKHMPNSASKTLFYRDVDSTYPFWRLNRRMSARRKPKTNAKRLETDIEGCQFLAEKTDRRELIDLLKRLLTIDHERNRPLAHLVDSSFYNNVKAPNDGGVP